A segment of the Acidimicrobiia bacterium genome:
ACGGCCCACCGCCTCTTCGACGCTGAACACGGGCGGGAATCGATAGTTGAGATTGAGGGAGAAGGACGGGGGGAGGATGTTGTTGGCGATTCCGCCCGACGCTTTCGTCACCGAGAAGACCTCCCGGTATTCGAGACCGTCGATATCGAACAACTCCGGCGGGCGGCCGTGGAGTTCCGCCAGCCAGGCCCCCGCCTTGGTTATGGCATTCTCACCGAGCCAGGGTCGTGCGCTGTGAGCGGACTTGCCGATGAACCTCACCGTGGCGTTGATCGCTCCATTGCACCCGATTTCGATTCGCAGATCGGTTGGCTCCATCACGACGCCGAACTCGGCGCCTCTCAGCCACGGAATCGCCTGGAGCACCTGTTCGAGATGGTTTCCGACGGCCGGGCCTTCCTCGCCGTCGTAGAACACCCCGACAACGTCGAAGGGACCGTTCGTGACCTCCGGGTCCTCCAACAGGTGGACCATCACCGCCAAGCCCGACTTCATGTCGGACGTCCCGAGACCGTAGAGCATCCCGTCCCGCACAAAAGCGGGAGGTTGGCCCTGCGCAGGGACAGTGTCGATGTGGCCGACGAGGAGCACCAAGGGTTTTCCGGTCGAACGTCCGATGACGACGCTGTTGCCCAGCCGAACGACCGAGTCTCCGTCGTAGCGAGCCGAGAGACGATCGACGATGGAAGAGCAGATGGCTGCTTCGTTGCCGAGTTCCGACGGTGTGTCCACCAGCCACACCAGCGTTTCGAGGATGCTCATACCGTCAACCCGAAGGTGCGCAGAGCTTCGTTCAGCGAGGTCCGATCGTCCGTTGCCTCGGACCGATGACCGATGATGTAGGCGCACTGAAGATCGACGACCCCGGCCGGGAACTCCTTTGGCCGCGTGCCGGGCACCACCACCGATCGAGCGGGCACCCGCCCTTTGTAGGTCACGGGCTCGCGGCCGGTCACATCGATGATCGGAATCGTCGCCGTGATCGTTGTATTGGCGCCGAGAACGGCACCCTCTTCGATGATGGCTCCCTCGGTGACGATGCATCGACTGCCTATGAAGGCCCCGTCTTCGACGATCACCGGTCGGGCGTTGGGTGGTTCCAGGACGCCACCTATGCCGACACCGCCGGAGAGATGCACGTCTCTGCCGATTTGGGCGCATGAGCCGACCGTTGCCCACGTGTCGACCATCGTCCCGGCTCCCACCCGGGCGCCGATGTTCACGTACCCGGGCATCACGACTACGCCGGGCTCGCAGAATGCTCCGTAGCGGACGGTCCCGGGTGGAACCACACGCACCCCGAAAGCCGCCAGGTTCTTCTTGGTCGGGATCTTGTCGTGATACTCGAAGGGCCCCGCCTCCATGGTCGTCAGTTCCCGGATCCGGAAATACAACAGGATGGCTTCCTTGACCCACTCGTGAACGATCCATTCACCGTCGGTCTTCTCGGCCACGCGCAACTCCCCGCGATCGAGTGCTCCGATCGTCCGCTCGATTGCCTGGCGCGCCTCGGCGAGGCGGTCGAGATCGGCGTATACGGCTTCTATCAGTTCCCGGTCAGACACGTTGTCAGCACCTCCACCGCGTGTTCGGACTCCTCGAGCGTAGGAACCAGCGCCAGCCGGATGAAACCTTCACCTCCAGCGCCGAATGCGCGCCCGGGCGAGACGAGCACCCCTCCCCGGAGCAGTCGTTCCGCGACGGCCACGTCGTCACCGACACTCACCCAAAGATACAAACCGGCGCGCGACGCCACCACCTCGTGACCGAGCTGCTCGAACGCGGCCCGCAGGACGGCCCGTTTGCGGGCGAAGATCCCCCGCCGTTCGGCCACATGATCGTCGTCGGCCCAGGCTGCGATCGCCGCGCCCTGTACGAACTCGGGGGAAGCGGTCCCGGTAGACGTACGCAGAGCCCGCAGAGCTGCGATCGCAGTTGCATCTCCCACGATCGCGGCCGACCGGTAGCCGGTCATTCCCGATCGTTTGGAGAGGCTCAGATACGAGAGGACACCTTCAAGGCTGTCGTCTGCAACCTGCAGAACCGATGGTGGAAGGACGTCCTCGTAGACATCCACATAACACTCGTCTGCCATGAACCAGGTGTTCGTGCTGCGCGCTTTCTGATACATCGCCTCGATATCGGCGCGCGATGCCAGCGCGCCGGTGGGATTGTGGGGGTAGTTGGTCCAAACGATGGCGGCGCTATCCCACACCGGGTCGGGAATCTGATCAGGGCGCAGAACGAAATCGCCCGAGAGGGTCACGGCGTGGCCTCTGGCTCCGGCGAGGAGGGCCCCGCGCTCGTAGATCGGATAGCCCGGCGTTGCCCAGATCACCGCGTCGCCGGCCGACCGGTCGACGAAGGCGAGCGGAGTCGAGAAGATCGCTTCCTTGGAACCGGCCGTGGGCAGAACATTGCGATCCGGATCGACGCGGACCCCGAACCTGCGTTGCACGTAGTCGGCAACGGCCCGGCGCAGTTCGGGGAGTCCGCTGGTGGTCGGATACTGAGAAACGGCCGGTACGGAGCCCTTGAGAGCCTCGGGGATGAATCCGGGTGTCGGTTCGCGGGGATCCCCGACCGAGAAGTCGATGAGAGGGCGGCCTTCGGCTCGCATCGAGCGGGCCTTCTCCTGGAGCTCCGCGATGGGGTAGGAACCGAGACGATCGAGCACAGGATTCGTATGCATGCGGGCAACGGTAGTCGCCGTCGCCGCTTGCGTAGGTAGGCTCAGACCCGTGCAGAGGAACGGCGAATACCCGAGAGGCGGAGCGGACTTGCAGAGAAGGGGGCGGCGATGCCGGCCAACCTGACCCCCGCCTACAAATCGGCGGAATCCGCCTACAAGAAGGCACGTGACCCCAAGGAGCGGCTGGAGTTGCTTCGGGAGATGCTGCGCCTGATACCGAAGCACAAAGGGACCGACCATCTGCAGGCAGACATCAAATCAAAGATCAAAGAGGTCACAGAGTCGCTCACCGGACCGAAGAAAGGTGGCTCGAGAGGCGGACCCCCGACCTCGTTCAGACCGGAGGGCGCCGGACAGATAGCGCTGGTGGGACCCCCGAACACGGGCAAATCCACTCTGCATGCTCGTCTGACCGGATCGCAGACCGAGACCGGGCCGTACCCTTTCACCACGCAGTTCCCCCAGCCGGGAATGATGCCGCACCTCGACATCGCCTTCCAGCTGATTGACCTACCGCCGATATCCGACCAGCACCCCATATCCTGGATCGGCAATACCCTCCAATCGGCAAACGGGTGCCTGCTCGTGGTGGATCTGGGTCACCCCGAATGCGTGGAAGAGGTCCTCACGGTTCTCGAGATCCTCTCCGCCAAGAAGGTCGTACTGACCGAACGATGGCCGTCCGATGGAGGAACCGTCGGAGATCCGGACGATCCTTTCACCTTTCACCTGCCGACGCTCCTCATCGGCACGAAGGCGGATCGGAGCAGCGACCCGGAGGCCGACCTCGAGGTCTTCGAGGAACTGACCGGTTGCAGGTTTCCCTATCTGGCCATCTCAATAGAACGTGAGCAGGGACTAGACGCGATCGGATCCGCCCTCTTTGACCGGCTCGAGGTGGTGCGGGTGTATTCGAAAGCACCGGGCAAGCCGCCCGACATGGACAAACCGTTCACGCTCCGCAAAGGGCAGACGGTTGAGCAACTCGCCGAGCTGGTGCACCGGGACTTTGCGACGGGCCTCCAGTTTGCGCGTGTTTGGGGCGCCACCAGCTTCGACGGCCAGCACGTCGGACGCGATCACCTCCTCGTCGATGGTGACGTGATCGAACTCCACATGTAGCCGGTTGGCCGGGAAGCACCGTACAATCGCCCAACGTGGGACTTGATCGCCGGATTGTGGGTTTGCTGATTACGGCCGCGCTGGTCGTCGCGGCGCTGGCCATTTCGTACGGCAGGGTCGATCCGGATTCGGTCGAGACGAACGCGGATGGTGTGGTCGAGAACGTTGAACCGGCACCCGGCGACCTCGTACCCCGCCAGTCGATGATCGAGGTCGACCTTCGATCCGGTTATCGAGCCGAGTTGTGGGTTCTGGTCAACCCCTCGGCCGGCACATGGCAACGGATACCGGACTCCGAGCTGTCGTTCATCGAGGGAACCGGTGTATACACCTGGGCTCCAGGAGCCGGACGGATCGTGGAGGAGTGGACGTCGGGCGAACACACCCTCCGGATAGTCTGGGACACCGTCACCGGCTTGCCCGACGTCGGCGAGTATGAATGGACGTTCCGCACCTACTGACGAAGTTTCTCAGCAATACTGTGGCTCCACAGGCACAACAGCATTGCCGAGAAACTCCACGTACTTTTCTCAGCAATACTGATGTTGTGGGAGGACAACAGCATTGCTGAGAAACCAGATAGCCTCCAGGGCATGCGTGCTCCCGATTACTCCGGAGGAGGCCTGGT
Coding sequences within it:
- the dapE gene encoding succinyl-diaminopimelate desuccinylase, encoding MSILETLVWLVDTPSELGNEAAICSSIVDRLSARYDGDSVVRLGNSVVIGRSTGKPLVLLVGHIDTVPAQGQPPAFVRDGMLYGLGTSDMKSGLAVMVHLLEDPEVTNGPFDVVGVFYDGEEGPAVGNHLEQVLQAIPWLRGAEFGVVMEPTDLRIEIGCNGAINATVRFIGKSAHSARPWLGENAITKAGAWLAELHGRPPELFDIDGLEYREVFSVTKASGGIANNILPPSFSLNLNYRFPPVFSVEEAVGRLRLLALAADEVEIVDRAPAAPVPEDNRYLDRLIEVTRAERAAKQGWTDVARLAEYGVPAVNYGPGIVAQAHQVSEHVPIANLTVAFENLKRFLTQNLGTGT
- a CDS encoding 2,3,4,5-tetrahydropyridine-2,6-dicarboxylate N-succinyltransferase; translated protein: MSDRELIEAVYADLDRLAEARQAIERTIGALDRGELRVAEKTDGEWIVHEWVKEAILLYFRIRELTTMEAGPFEYHDKIPTKKNLAAFGVRVVPPGTVRYGAFCEPGVVVMPGYVNIGARVGAGTMVDTWATVGSCAQIGRDVHLSGGVGIGGVLEPPNARPVIVEDGAFIGSRCIVTEGAIIEEGAVLGANTTITATIPIIDVTGREPVTYKGRVPARSVVVPGTRPKEFPAGVVDLQCAYIIGHRSEATDDRTSLNEALRTFGLTV
- a CDS encoding aminotransferase class I/II-fold pyridoxal phosphate-dependent enzyme translates to MHTNPVLDRLGSYPIAELQEKARSMRAEGRPLIDFSVGDPREPTPGFIPEALKGSVPAVSQYPTTSGLPELRRAVADYVQRRFGVRVDPDRNVLPTAGSKEAIFSTPLAFVDRSAGDAVIWATPGYPIYERGALLAGARGHAVTLSGDFVLRPDQIPDPVWDSAAIVWTNYPHNPTGALASRADIEAMYQKARSTNTWFMADECYVDVYEDVLPPSVLQVADDSLEGVLSYLSLSKRSGMTGYRSAAIVGDATAIAALRALRTSTGTASPEFVQGAAIAAWADDDHVAERRGIFARKRAVLRAAFEQLGHEVVASRAGLYLWVSVGDDVAVAERLLRGGVLVSPGRAFGAGGEGFIRLALVPTLEESEHAVEVLTTCLTGN
- a CDS encoding GTPase, giving the protein MPANLTPAYKSAESAYKKARDPKERLELLREMLRLIPKHKGTDHLQADIKSKIKEVTESLTGPKKGGSRGGPPTSFRPEGAGQIALVGPPNTGKSTLHARLTGSQTETGPYPFTTQFPQPGMMPHLDIAFQLIDLPPISDQHPISWIGNTLQSANGCLLVVDLGHPECVEEVLTVLEILSAKKVVLTERWPSDGGTVGDPDDPFTFHLPTLLIGTKADRSSDPEADLEVFEELTGCRFPYLAISIEREQGLDAIGSALFDRLEVVRVYSKAPGKPPDMDKPFTLRKGQTVEQLAELVHRDFATGLQFARVWGATSFDGQHVGRDHLLVDGDVIELHM